The Cryptomeria japonica chromosome 9, Sugi_1.0, whole genome shotgun sequence DNA segment ATTATTTAATAGAGGCATTCTAGAGTTGTATAAGAAGGACTTAtgtacattaaaaaataaaaaataaaaagtaaatacATTTGTAGGTTCTTTTTCTGTTTCATGTTAAAAAGGACACTCATTCTTATAGCTCATGTTTTATGATGCATCACAATTGTTTTTTCCacatttttatataaatttattacTTAATATATAGAGACATTCTACCCCTGTATAAATAAATGTGAAAAACCCATGtacataaaaaaatccaaaaaagagtaAATACAAGTGTAGTTTTTTCTTGTTTTGCCTAAAAAGGGACACTCATTCTTATCAGTTCATGTTTTATGATGCATCATAGTTACTTTCTGACATTTTTATATAAATCTCTTACTTAATATAGAGAGACTTTCTACAACTGTATATTTCAATGTGAAAATTCATGTACATAAAAATCTAAAAAAGTAAATACACTAgtaattttttctctattttaatCAAAAATAACAGCCAAACTCACCAACTCATATTTTATGATgcatggtgattcatttctctacATAGATAAATCTTAATTTCTTTCACCACCTGTTTATATAGATTTCTTATATATATGCTAACAACGATTTTACTATAAATTTCTTATATATAGTTTTTTATATAAATTTCttaaagatatatatgctagttacTCCTTATTGTAACAATTCCAAACCTTGAGATTTTATTGAACCCAGCTATTCctatttgttttttatattaaaattagcAAAACAAAGATACTGACCCTGTATATatccttatttatttattattttaaaagcaAAAAAGAACAAAGAAAAGGTGCTGACCTTGTATATCCCTATTTGTTGCTTCCAGAATCTCATGTTTAGACAGCTGACAGATTCATATTTTTTGATGCATCACCATTTAATTTTCTACATAAATGCATCTTAATTGCATTCACGATctttttacatagattttttaaaaatatatgctAGTGACTTCTCACTGTAACAAGTTCAGACCTCTGAAATTTTATTAAATGTCAATTATCCttatttatttttggtattaaaagCAACAAACAAAGATACTGAACCTATTTGTTCCTTCCCCAGGATCAACTGTATTTGGGCGGCTGGCAGATTCATATCTGGGCAGAAAAAGGACATTGCTGTTATCGTGCATGCTGACAGCCGCCACAGGACTCCTCACCGCCATTTCTCCAAACTTCTGGATATATGCTCTGCTACGCTTCGCCAATGGCTTCTCACGCTCAGGAATCGGAATGAGCTGCCTGGTTTTATCAACAGAAGTAGTGGGTCGAAAATGGAGAGGCCAAGTGGGCCAATACGGATTCTTCTTCTTCACAGCAGGATTTCTCGCACTACCCGCCATGGCATACCTCACAAAATCCTCATGGCGAGACACATACCTCCTGATCTCCATACCACCCTTAGTCTACTCCCTCGCCATTCTTCCATTAATCTCAGAATCCCCACGATGGCTTGCAGTacgaggaagaacaaaagaagcacTGGAAATCCTATCAAACATGGCGAAACTCAACGGCAAAACTATACCCCCTGAGGTAGTAATAAGTGGGCCAGATGAAAAATCCCAAGAGAGTGGGAAATCCCTGTGGGCAGTCGATTGGGCTCGCAGGCGTATGATTGTTGTAATGGTGGTGGGATTTGGAATTGGGTTCGTGTATTATGGGATTCAACTCAATGTTGAAAATCTCAACTTTGATTTGTATCTGAGTGTTGCAGTGAATGCATTGATGGAAATCCCTGCTGTGTTTTTGGGATCGTTGCTCTTGTCTTGCATGGACCGCCGCCTTTTGGTTGCATGTGCTTGTGTGCTCGCTGGGACGGCTTGCATGTTGTGTTCTGTTCTTGGTAAGAAGCAGGGGAATTGGGGGCAACTTATTGCAGAGTCTGTGGGTTTCATGGCGGTCTCTACTTCTTTTGATGTGATGTATATTTACAGTGTTGAGCTTTTTCCTACCAATGTACGTAATTTGGCCGTTTCGATGCTTCGGCAGGCTCTTATGACAGGGGCTTCTCTGGCCCCTGTTTTGGTCATGTTGGGAAGAGTAAATGCtgctctttcttttgttgtttttggGGTTGTGGGGATTGGGAGTGGGTTTTTGACTCTTCGCCTTTCAGAGACAAGGAACCGTCCGCTTTATGAGACTCTGGAGCAGCAGGAAAAGGAGCAGAATGAGTCTTTGCAGCTTGAGTTGCAGCAGTCCCAGTTCGTCATTGCTTAACAGCTCCATTAGATTCAGAcccatttgaaaaagaaaaagtggTTTTGGGTCTGAAATAATGTTGATTCAAGTAAATTTTATGTGGTTGGATTCAGAAACGAGATGTGCTAATCAGTATGGACTGTGGAAATGTGGAAAACTGATGTGTCTAAGGATCAAAAATTCCAGTAAAAGTGTATTCTATTAATAGTTATGAGATATATGGGCTCTTCAACGTTGACATATATGGGCTTCAGATAGCCTTACAAGATTTGTAAATTTATATTAATGTTGGTTGTAGATCTTAATCAAAAGTTGGATATATTATATCCGGTTGTATCTCTTCAAAATAGGGAGATTGTTCATTCTTAAATTGTCTTCATATTTATGCTAATGTTATTATAGGTGGCTGAGCCCACACATATTAAatttagagaatgttagtcaattttgagtgtttaacacttttaaatctacAACTCAAAGCTTAGTGTGCCTGATTCAAACCATCTCTGCACATTCTATATTGAAGTCGTTCTCTTTTCACAATCAAAATAGTTGTGTTCTCATTTCTCACATTTTCTTAAATATTGTTCATTTATTGATCTGGCATCCAACATGATGTGAGCTAGTTCTTAACTAGGCTATCAATATTTTTGTctttcctttaattttttcttatgTAAACATTCTTTCATGATTCTATCTAAAGTTCAACtctttgatataatataatttcttCCTTTACTTGTCCATTGTAATTGTTTTAAAACAATTCTTCCTCATGGTAGACATTATATCTAAGCTTTATATGTAAATATTTTCTAGATATTAATATAAGTTCAAGCATTCTTGTCTTTTtatcttaaaaaattaaaattcatttttttctcacatatttttaatattttctaaaCATTCTTCTCATAGTAGTTCACTTAGTCTTACAAgatttgtaaatttattttaatgTTGGTTGTAGATCTTAGTAAAAAAGAAGGATATTTTATCTAATTTTACCTCTTCAAAGTAGGTAGATTGTTCATTCTTCAATTGTCTACATATTTGATGTTAACATCATTAAAGGTGGCACACTCTATACTATTGTTGTTTTGTCTTGGTCTAAGATGATGTGAGCTAGTTCTTAACCAAACTAtcaatttttttgtcttttctttatttttttcttacaTAAACATTATTGTCATGGTTCTATGCAAAGTTAAACTCTTTGATACAATATGTTTTCTTCTATCCAATTTACTTTGTCTATAATAATTGTTTCAATTTTTTCTCTCTCATACTTACATATTTTCTTGTTAATCAACATATCAAAACATTCTTGCCATGGTTCTATCTAAGGTTAAACTCTTTGATACAATATACTTTCCTCTATCCAATTTCCTTTGTCTATAATAATTGTTTCAAATTTCTCTCACATGCTTTTATATTTTCTTGCTAATTAGTTCATATCAAAATACTCTTGTCATGGATCTATGTAAGGTTAAACTCTTTGACACGATATACTTTCTTCTATCCGATTTACTTTGTTCATAATAATTGTTTCGAATTAGTCTCTCACATGCTTTTATATTTTCTTGTTAATCAACatatcaaaacaatcttgtcatggTTATAAACAAGGTTAAACTCTTTGATACAATATAGTTTCTTTTATCCAAATTACTTTTTTCTATAGTAATTGTCTCAACAAAAAAATCGTGCATACTTTTATATTTCTCCATCCATCGacatatcaattatttaataatatattataattaacaCAAAATATCCTTGCTACAACTACAACGTGTTGATTATATCTAAATTTGATTTATGATTGAACTTCACAAAAAAAACAAGTTTATAGTGACTACTGGCTAATTAAAACAAGAGACCTAATAAACTACAATGCTGGATAATAGACTActaatgatgaaaataatgaaaatggtatccaatttcatttaaaaataataataataataataattttgatttCTTAATTTGCCTTATAATCCCACGCATGAATATATCATGCTATTTTTTTTCCTTAGTTGGATAAGCCCATGCACCCATAAATTAAAAAATGCCAAATTTTAGTTGAGTCGTTATCATAATAATTATGAGAGgagacaaaaattaaaaaatagatttgACTTAATGGAGTGAGTAGGAGAGAAGGGACCAAAAACGTTTTTCAAGAGTTTTTTTTTTGTCTTAACTTGGGTAATAAAACAATGTCCAGTACGAACACACTTTTTTAGGAGtcattttttcaattaaaaaacacTTTGTCAATGCATAATGGCCAGCAATGTCTATTTTTCATTACACTTTTATGAAAATAATTATTAGTAATTGTACTTTATGTCTGATGGGATACAttgttattttgtaatttttttaagtaATTAGGATATTATTAAAAATGTGAAGATCTTTTTTTTATAGTGATGGAATTAATATACAATGAATGTGATACTTCGATAATTTGTGGCTTTGATGTCAAGATAATGTTATTTTAAGTGGGAGTTAGCAATTAGTGGCTTTGATGCCACATAT contains these protein-coding regions:
- the LOC131060995 gene encoding organic cation/carnitine transporter 1; the protein is MENFLFFIYSYKVGDEIIKAICFVMASGDSETVVLLWENEIEKVKEKEKKTVKVEEIIEEHVGALGFAQAIHVFLVSLAWFFDSQHTLVTIFTDARPSFRCVGVQSQCSSSICEMDRRSWEWVGGKGASIISEWDLVCHDSFKAGLPASIFFIGSFLGSTVFGRLADSYLGRKRTLLLSCMLTAATGLLTAISPNFWIYALLRFANGFSRSGIGMSCLVLSTEVVGRKWRGQVGQYGFFFFTAGFLALPAMAYLTKSSWRDTYLLISIPPLVYSLAILPLISESPRWLAVRGRTKEALEILSNMAKLNGKTIPPEVVISGPDEKSQESGKSLWAVDWARRRMIVVMVVGFGIGFVYYGIQLNVENLNFDLYLSVAVNALMEIPAVFLGSLLLSCMDRRLLVACACVLAGTACMLCSVLGKKQGNWGQLIAESVGFMAVSTSFDVMYIYSVELFPTNVRNLAVSMLRQALMTGASLAPVLVMLGRVNAALSFVVFGVVGIGSGFLTLRLSETRNRPLYETLEQQEKEQNESLQLELQQSQFVIA